Below is a window of Pogona vitticeps strain Pit_001003342236 chromosome 9, PviZW2.1, whole genome shotgun sequence DNA.
cAGGAAACTATGTGAGTCATAGCCTTCCAGTATATCTAGAGCTAGGTTGGGCTACTTCGAGCTCATGAGCCGCATCTGTTCTTGGTTGGCATGAGGGAATACCCTCGATGCAACACTTCTGAGGAATAATCACCCTTTCACACAAAGGAAAATAGCATCTCTATCTCCCTTTGTATCAGATGAAACTCCATCTGGCGTCCTGGTCTGCATCCTAGTCAAACAGATACTTTTTGGAAGCCCATAAACCGGGAGTAAATGCGGCATCTCTTTACGCGTTTCCTTCTCTGGGAATTAGTACACGGTGGGTGTAGGTTACAGGTAATTATCCTaactaatgttgttgttgtttagttgtgtccgactctttgtgaccccatggaccagagcacgccaggccctcctgtcttccactgcctcccggagttgggtcaaattcgtgttggtcactttggtgacaccgtccagccatctcgtcctccgtcgtccccttctcctctggccttcacactttcccaacatcagggtcttttccagatatTAAAAGATATTACCTTCCATTAATTTaccaaatgctttaaaaaaaaaaaaactctgactCAGCTTCAGTGTGTAGAGGAGACGCTGTAATTGTGTGACTCAGAAAGGAGCTGGTGGGATCGTTTTTCAAGGCTGAAAACTTGGAGATGCTCTGTCTGGTAGTTGGTACCACTTGGAGAAAGACTTCACTATTCCTTCTTGAACGTTCTGAGCGTCTTCATGAAATGTCAACTGAGTTGAGCCAGAAGAGACAGACGGGGAGCAAAAATCAGACGTCCTTGGTTTTTGAGCAGGCTTTATCACTCCACCCCGACATCAGAGTTCATCGCTCTGCCTTGGCCAACCGTGCAAAGGTCCCACAGCCGcataactggagggaaggctaaTTACATCGAATGTTTGTATAACCGGTTAAAAGAAATTCCTTGTCTGTCTGTTGCAGTGGAATGCGACCTTGAGCCACTAACAATACACACACCTAATTTCCAGCCGGGTTGGTGGTTGTCATCTTAAGTCTGTTTCTAGGACCTTTAAAAGACGAATACATTTTAGACTCCCCATTTTAAGGGCTGGGTCTTTTCTGAGGTTGACACCAGAGCTTTCAGTTCTTCTtagattttggactgcaactcacagactCTCCTGACTAGCATGAGAAATTCCATATTCCAGTTCTCTAGATCCCGCCTGCTTTATTTGCATGTTATGCAAACAGAGTCGCCCTATTTCATAATGTGCAAATGTGCGGATTATGCAAAATAAGTATATGAATTCTTGTATGGTTTTTCTACTAATATGTTTCAGGTTTGGTGTCATTTTATACAGTGAGCCATTGATCTGAGAGGGGCATTATATCAACAATGAAATTACAGAAGACTCTGACCATCAAGAGCGgaaatcccttccagttctggatGTCTTCAGATACACCAGTCCTGTATTTATACTATATGTGAGAACGCGTGCCCCTGTCCTGCTGAATTTTGGTGTCCATGGACACCTGGTTGTTGATCAGAGAGGCACCTGATGTGTAATTGGGAGACTCTTGGGTCCCTCTTTCAGAGACTGCCTCCTTCTGGTCCCTGCATGGTATTGCACCCACCCCAGAAGAAAGCGGCCGCTGGAAGCAGCACGCCGCTCATCCCGCAACCAGGTGGAAGCCCTGGCTTGTCGTTCCTTGAAAATCAACACACACCCCCAACCTGGCCTCTCCAAAGTGAAGGGACCCAACCAGGAAAGGCCTCTTAGAGAAAGGGATGCTCCTCCTCACCTTTCCGTCAGCTGAGAAGGGCCTACCTGGCAGAATGGGGAGCAGGGGGCCCCCACGCCTCGTCCCGGATGCTGATCACATCGTTCGGCATATCCTATGGGTCGAGGGAATTCCTAGGAATTCAAACCAGGGGCTTTGTTAAGTCACTCCTTTGAAAGCCAAGTTTCCACCAAAGCTCAGCTCATGGCCTCAATTCAGGGcatgcggaggggggggggggcaaatttgACTCGATGAGACCTTTGGGGAGCTGGACCTTCCGGCTCCTGTTCTCCAGCCCCCCAGCCCACCTCTTTCCTCTTGACAAGGGCAAAAGCCTTCCTTTCTCACTCCTGGGGCTGGAGCTTTCTTTCACTGGGTAGGTCACCTTCTTCTCCGGTGACGACGGACTAAGGGAGAACTTCACAGTGCAGAAACAGAAGGAATTTTCTATCCCATGTAGCAGCCGCTGGTGTAGAAGGTCAGGCAGGAGGACCCATGGTTGTATTCCGGAGCCTCCATCTTGCAACGGCAGGGCAAGCTTCCTGCAACACCGTTTTGACCAGCAAGGCAGGGGCCAATCCTCCAGAGGCACCGTCCCGGaggacatggcagaggcagaCATACAAGCGAAAAGAGATTGATCCCTCGTCTTACTGGGCTGAGAGGGAGTCTGGGGAGGTTTGGCCAAGATGGCAGCGGGACTGCTGCCTTGCCCACCATCAAATGTGCCCCCACAAGAAGGTGTTCGCTGAGACCCGGGACACTGTCAAGCCACACCGCTCATGGCTGGAACTGGGATCTctagaaaaacttattttccttaacGTCACCGTGCCATGGCCAGGCTCTCCTGAAATGAAAACGGCCTACTCTCCTCACAGCACTAGGCATGGTGTGCACCCTTTGTGTTTGGCACCATCAGGGGGAAGGTGTCAGAGAACACGGGGAAATCCTTTAAAACGTTTTGGctctgtgtgcttttttaaaagagttcCAGATATCTAGAaattcctaatttaaaaaaagccaatcGACTACAATTCTAAATTCTGAATCCAAACCCCAAATCCAAAAGTGGGTCCCAGTGCACTTCCCTATTATATCAGCATTTATTCTCAACTACTGTATAAGCAGAGTAAATACAGTAACTGTTCATTGGCTAACACATGGCTCTTTTTGAAGAGCAAAACTTTTTGTTCTAAAgagttgattcttttttttttcatgaaccaGCTTCTGTTACTGGGGTCAAAGCTTTGCCAAAGGAATTAGCTTTCTCTCTCAatcgctctctcacacacaaatatacGAGATTATAAGAAAACTAGCATATTAAACAAAGGTATTGCTGGGGTGGGAATGATTTTAGATGCTGGATGAGGTAGTCGGTTTGCCACTCTGTGGGGAAGCCAGCCAAGGCTCTGATCTACATCTGCTAATCTTCCTGCTCTTGAATTTGTGATGTTGACTTCTAGGTAGTGTTATAGATTTATGAGCCCTCGGGAGCCCTCCCTTCGCCTGGCAAAAAGGGAGGGTGCAAACCATGCTTCCAGCCCTCCCTCCCAAGCCAGTTTTGATCCATTAGCCCAAGGACATTTCCTGTAGAACATTATAATTTAATACAGTAGTTAAAGTTTAGTAAAAATACCTGTACCATTTCATCAGCTGGcctccagctttaaaaaaaaaggtgcatTCTTTTCCCCTCACTTAATTTCTGTGAAAGAATTTTGTCCTTGACCCAGAGGTCCTGACTAACTACAGGCTAGTCTCAAATttacatctttatttatttatttacttttggcTAAGGTAGCTGCTCGATGAGTTTTAACTCTCCAGATCTATCTCAACTGGGTTTTCGGGTGGGATATGGGACTCAGATTTCAGTCACCTTAGTCAAGGGGGAACTGGATAAGGTATACACTGTGTTTTTAGTTTTCCTAGCCTTTTGGCAGTTTTGGATACTGTTTGCTTTACTAACCTGTTGAATTGCCTGCCTGAGTGGAAGATCTGCCAAGAGGGCAAGGCAGAGAAGCCGATtgagctggaggaggcaggggaagagagcAGCAGATCCTGTGCAGCtgcctttacgaactgggacgaactggttcatgcccatctctacttaaggGACATCGTTTGACGTCATAGATTTTGAGGCTGAAAATAAGATTTTGATGTGTTGCTACCTTACCCCTATATTTCTTAATAATATCATGAGAAAGGTCATCCAAAGCTTTGCATTTCatgccaccaatatgctgatgatccctgtctcctgatatcccttctcctgcatctggcatttggaggtcccttccttctaagcctggagattatacctcCCCACTTTGTAACCTACGGTGGACTTTTCCTCCCGAAATCTCTCCAGTCCcttttgaaaggcatctaggccagaggccgcccccccacatcctgtggcaaggagttccgcaGACCAACAGCACACACgatcaagaaatattttattttctcctgattGCAGTTTTTTTCCACCCTGATTCTCCACGAAAACgccctctgcctgcctgcctgcatgcatgcacaaccTCCGCCGTGGTCTACAAGAGAGTAAAGACGGGGAGCGCAAAACACACAACCGCCGCTCGGCCCACCTGTAAATACTGAggattgggggagggaggggcggAGCGGGAGGAAGCGAGGAGGGGGCGTGGTGTTGAGGCTGTCCCTCCTGCTATTGGGCCTTTTCTAGTTGAGGGCGGGGCTTGCGCGCCCGGGAAAGGTGGTTCTCGGGCTTTTGCGTCCCGCCGGGAACCGAGGCCGTGTCGAGGAGTTCCGGCGGGGGGGCTTCCTTCCCGCCTCGAGCGAGCCTGCCCGGCGTGAGCCCGCTTTTCATCCATCTGATGCCGCACGGAGGTAACCATAAAACATCCTCTTCCTCAGCAGCTCATGAACGCGCGAGAGCAGAAGCGCCAAAAGGGCCGAAGGGATTCTGGCTGGAGCTTTCCCGGGGCTGCCGCAGTCCGCTTGCTTCAGGGGTCCCGCTCGGCTTCTGGCGCGGCTGCCTCGGTTGAAATTAATGTGTTAATTAATGACAGCTGGAATATCAGTTTAAGAGAAGGTGGTGGTCCGTGGAGGACGCAACAGGCGGGAAGAAGCCTGAATTCAAAGGCGAGTTTTGTTGACTACATCGCCCAGAATTCCGTGGGCGGCTAAGCTgcgtgggggattctgggaagagTAGTTCAAAGTACCACAAAGCTGCCCGGCctctcatttattttaattattcgGCTTTTATATGGCTCATCTGACTTCAAAAACACTCTGGGCAGTCTTAATTCATATCCCCTTAAATGGGCAGGAGTGaaaagtgtggggggaggggaggaagtgctgATGATGAGCTGACAGGGACTCCCAGATAAGCAAAAATTGTAATGTTGAAATTCTGAAAGAAGAACAGAAGTCAATGTTGCACGGTTACTTATCAAAGTACAGTCAGTACTGTTCATTCTTTGTAACCACGAGGACTAAGAATTTTGAATGCATCCTTTctatcttcctctctcttttatttttcctttttctgttttaggATACACAAAGTTCCACGGGACATGGAAGACAGACCGCTGatgaaaaggaaaagcagaagcCTTGCTGGGAAGCAGCAGGAGGCTTGTGGGGTCTGGCTGGATACTTCAGCACTCAAAAGACGCAAATTACAGGTCAGTCAACTGAGTctgaataatgtttttttttttttttaaaacactcctTTTTAGGTGCTGCAGAGGGATGAGGAAATCAAGCCATTTGTTGCTAGCCTTTGCAACTTgacagctgtggtttttccagtcctGTGTTAATGCTgctggcttttaaaatatatatttctccaGATACCAGAATTTAAAAAGCCAGCAGCATTAACACaggactggaaaaaccacagctgtcAAGTGGTTTTTATATTACATGGCTTTATTTGATTAGGTATCTATCTGTTCTGGTATCTGGAGTTTGGTGCTGGTGACTGTGCTGCTGATTTACTTTTGAGGGCCGCCTCTCCCAGTATCAATGTTGTCACTTGCCCTTCCACTGTTTGATAAACActgcataaataaaacaatgCTTGTTTAGGTTTCCAGATTTCTTCCACCAATCCTGACAATTTAAAAAGGAGGCTGATCTGATTTGCTTTGGGTTTTATGGAGCTCAGTCCAGTTCGTAGTCCCAATTATAGTAGATTCGTTAAGTGAATAGGACTTGTGGGATTAACCGATGTGGAGCTGAAACGCCTCCATGATGGTGCATGAACACTGACCGAGCATTTCTTTCTCACTCAGAGTTTCCTAGGTAAGCCAGTGTTAAAGGTCTTGAGCCAACCCTCTTCGTATTCCGCTCCTTCAAAAGTGTCTTTTCTACGCACAAAGCAAACCACCATTTCCACCTTCTTCAGACCTCAACAAGCAGGTATGTTTTTCTAGGAGAGGACAGCTACTTGCTTTTCATTTCAtagtaaaatgaaaatgaaggggCAAGATTCATTGAAACCTGGGATTCTGAAAATTAGGCTTGGAGGACCTATAGTTTCTGGGTGGAATTTTGTTAGTTGTGTGCATCCAGATTCACAATGACTAAATCCTACCAGGTCAGAATTGACTACATTCTCAGTATGAAATGCTGAGTTTATTGAGGGTGTGGGTGTTTAATTGAGCCCTTGACCCATGTGCAGACAGCACGAATTGGCTTGCTTCCTCCCTTGAATTCTAGTTTTGGTCCAAATTGTTTTATAAATCCTCTGTaggatgtgggttttttaaaaactcaggccTCTGGAAGGATTcatggaaataaaaatattaagctCGTATCTGGCCCAAGATGGTGTGAGCGGGAAACAAACCTTTCTGGTCTGATTGAAttgcgtgcctgcctgcctgcctttcgggCATAGATAAACACAGGCAGATGCTTGTCAACGCCACCAATAAGCTGAAGTGGTGGGGATGCGGCCAAGTTGCACAGGTCCATAGAGGCAAAACCCTTTTTCTGGATGCCTCATGGCTTTTTTGCAAGTGGGCATCCAGTCCTGATATGTGGATTCAGCTTGTCAACCAATAAGATTTATGTGCATGTAAGCTTTGattaagactagagatgggcatgaaccgagAGTTTGGCCATCAGCCCCATGGATGTTCTGTGGTTCCACTGGCGGGTGTCCACTCGGAGGtggcaccctggcttccctgccccgccccctctgggcactgcctctgagtgggtgtccgGGGAAGGAGGCGAGGCTTGGAACCACACAACACATGTGGAGTCGACATCTGAGcctgtggttcgtgcccatctctagttcagaccATGCACACAAATAGCCTAAATCAGGGGCAAAACCTTGTGCTCTTAGATGTTTtagacggattcctcactatagcCCATTCTGGCTGAGGCTTCTGGGTTGAAGTCCAGAGGATCTGGAGGGCCACCACCTGCCTGCCTTCCACCGAGAGGGCATGAAATGTGTCACATTTGCCTGAGTGATCTAGCAATTCTTGTATTCTACTAGGGAGGCAGCCTGACAGGATGGGCAAAATAGGGCAATCCCCAAAGCAGAGGTGGCTGCTTCATTCGTAAAACGAATGATGAGTCTTTCCGGACCTGGATCACTCCCAACACACAGGCGAGACTTCGAAGCTGGTTGTagtcacatttttatttaatacgtcatttcttattttatccattttttccttctctctactATCATAACGCCTGCCTACATTTACtcggttttttttaaaaaaaacctgcgaAAAAAAGCTCCTAgtcaaggaaagagaaaaaaaatgcttacgGGCAATAGTTattacttgcaaaaaaaaaatgctgaagggAGAAAATACCTAAGAAAGAATTACCTGGTTTTAATAATTTGCACATAAATTTGCAGAGCTTTGTAGAAGAGGCTGCATTATCTCATACTCCCGTTGCACTTTCCCTTGTAAAGGCATGTTACAAAAACAGATGTTATCGAAAACGCATGGCCTCTTCGGTGCATTGATGCCTGTGTGAGGCTCTGTAAAAGCAGCAGCCGCTCCTGCCCCGTGACTGACTCTGAATCACTTCCAAAACTGAGCAGCTAGAGGCAGATGGGGAAAGGTtactggaggaaagcagccaGATGCAGCTTATTTTGCTTTCAAGTCACACTTACTGAAGGGAGAAGAGACAGGCTGTCAGTTGCTGCTTTTCTGAGTTCCGTGGAAAAGCAAGGGAGGGAAGCTTCTGAGCTCTTGCAGGAAAGAGTATTTATGACTGAAATGAAAATAGAGTTTGGGTATTATCTTCACACCAGGTTCAGCAGAGGAAGCTGGGTTGTTATCCTGCATCAGCACATCTTAACATGACTTTTGTTAATTAGCCATGGGGGTTTTTCTTATTTGCTAAACTTGCTAACTAAACCACACTCCCTCtttttctgaatttaaaaattcTGCTGAACCAGCAAAGCTTGTGCCCAAGTAACTGTGCAAGTAAACACACTTGCTACACCACCTGATGGGAAGTCGTAATTAGTGCAGAAGCCCTCCCTAAGATTTCTCCGATGGAAAGTGATTCTGCATATCTGTATGACCCATCTTTGTCAGTCCACCAACAAGATAGAACCATCGGTCTACCAGTGAAGGCTGACTGCTGTCTTGAAGTTTGGCTGCTAGGCAGAACAGTATAGCGGGTAACATCTAGCAAACCACCTCTCCTGTCAGTAGACAGTCTGGGCTTAACAGAGCTTTTCAAATTAGTTTATCAGAAAAACAGGGCAGGATTTAACGTTGCTCAAATCTGGTCTTGAAAGTAGAGGTTTTGCTGCTGGTAATTCAGTTTCGCCTTGTTCTTTCAGGGGACGggaaaacaagaagcaaaagtttgCTTCCTGTAGCAACAAACGGTTCTTCCAACATGAAATCCCCTCATTTGCCTGCTGGGGGAGAAGACCCGTTGCCAGCATCTGTGATTCATCCAGTAGTTATGGAAAGGTGCGGCCAACAGCTTGTAAAGAAACCCCAACCCTACTTGCCTGGGAATTGTCACCCTGTCCAAGCCCAGCTGTACAACAGCTGTATCCTGCGTTCGACTAAAGACGACAACCCTGCTGGGGAGAAGGAATATCCTTTCTCCTTTGACTTAGCCCAGCGTTGGGAAGAGAAGAGGGTTCTTGATTATGCACCCGTTTTTGAGCCACctttgagagagagaaatggggactGGGAAAGagatccccctctttctcttctcagaGAAAGTCCAAAGAGGAAGGTAGCTTCAAGCCAACGAACTAAGTTTCAGAGAAGATACAGGGACCCATCCTCTGACTCAGAAAATATAAATCCTCAGCTGGAGAAAGGGATGAACCAAGGAAAGCCCCTGGAAGGTCTCAGAGAAACCGCACCTAGGCTCCTTTTACAAGCCAGTGGTCACTTTTGCAGTTCTGAGAATAGCCAAGTTGATGTGGCCAGCTCTTTGTTCACACAGGACTCGGAGGGCTACAAAGTCATTTCTCACTGTTTACCTGACCGAGGTAAGCTGCATTTGCAAAATAAGCCTCTTTGGGGTAAAAACAGCTCAGCGGTGAGCCCGTCCCATAAGGGCCACTCGGAGGCTTGTTATTCTACGGCAGGAGGGCCCCGCACTTCTCCAGGCACGACCCGGTCTGTTCTTGCAGACACGAGTGAGAAGTCATGTTACGACTTGCTATTCACAGAGGATTCAGAAGGCAATAAAGTCATTAAACACTAGCTCATAATTGCTCTGTGCAATAAATGTCCTCAATGCCTACTCGGAAAACAAAGTGATGCAGACCCGAGGTTTAAAGATGTGCTGTATATATAATGCCTATAGCTGTACTCAAGCAGCGCCATGTGCTCGTTTCTTTATGTTACGGTAATCTAATAAAGGAAATACAGAAAATAATACTGTTGTGGTTCAAAAATGAGCAAAATATGTGGTTCAAAAATAGCTGTATCTATTCGTATATGTAAATGGTGATATTGCAGGAGCAGAGTGTCATCTGTAGTTCTAAGTATACATAATTTGTTTTGATGAAATCCGCTGTTGTGTTCTTTGACAAGGACTGTATTATGATTTAGTAAAGTgtcccttttcttctccctgaCTAGCTCTCACTGCTACTTGTTCCTGGAATTGGTCTTTTTAGAATTTTCTTTTCCagcagcaggggtgggggtgtaGTAGAACTTATCCTTTGTCTCGTCTTGTGCTCTACTAAACTGACTAAAATTctttgcgctctctctctctctctatagagagagagaaagcaaagaattTTAGGCGGTTGTAGtagagcatatatatatatgaagtgCAGAGATTGTAAAGTGTTGGAAGATCAATTGCACGGGTCTCTCCTGTCTGCATTTCATAACTAGAGAGGGGCGGTTCAGGACATTGAGCCCAGAGATGGTGTGCAAGTGCACCAGATTCGGCATTCCACCTCCTCCTGTGGGCTCTTGCTCAGAGGCGGTCGGGCTGCAGCAAGTGCCCCTCTCTACTCATCACTAAAGGCTTGTATGAACAGGACATCGTGACTACCGGATGgcacttgctgggggggggggggagggaagggggggtggCCTTGGCCTAGAGCAGAGGAGCAGCTCTGCTGTCACAGAGGCGGTAGCGGGTGTAaagcctgccccccaaagcaggGCAGGGCGGCACCTCCTTCTGAAGAAGTCGCTCCACGGCAGCAAACCCCAAACCCTGCTCTAGAGCCGTCTAGAAGCTGTGCACTTATGGCTTTTGTCCAAACTGGACAGACTCTGAAGAAGCTTGTTTGGGTGGTGTGAAATTTGGCAGGATTTGGCCGATCCTCGAGGACGTTCTCCCTGAGAGGGCAATTCCATGAGAACAGGTCATTTACCGAGTTGTTTCCCCATCTTGAGTCTTAAAAATGCAGCCATTGTTTCTACAGATCCACAGACCTAGGACAGGGACCGCTACTCTCGCCATCTGTGGGGGATTGGCTCCCATTCCCCCCATGGCTGCTGGAAAAACACGGATTCTAGGGAACACCCTCCCTGCTCTCCCCAACTAACTATCTGGACAGTGAATTCAAGCCCGTGGGACAAAGGAGGTTGCAGGAATCCCAGACCACCTCACCCATCCATACAAACATGATGGTTACCTGAAAAGGGGCGGGGCCTGAGCACAGAGGCCCCCACCCCTGCCTCAGGAGGGGCTACTCACCTGCAGGCAGAGCTGCTTGCCAAAGCCAGCTGGCCCTAAACACTGCCTGAGACTATGCAACACATTTCTTCATACCATTTCCCCTAGCTTCCTCTATGGCCAGTTCTGGtcatgcatgtgaaaataatctctctttttttcctggatttttttttcttttaatattttcagaccgtggatcaCTGAATCAACGGATACTGATCCTGCCGTTAAGGAAGTCCTACTAACATTTAATGAATAGCTTTTGGTCTGCAATGATCTTTTCACTTCATCCTTCTTCCCATTTTCCCCTAAAGATAAACAACTACGATACAAAAGTGACCAATACTTATCTTGGTGTTACCTGAATCGCTTGACCTGGGTTtgtgaaaaggaaggaaaaggtatGACGTGGAAACCTGCTCTAAGCTACAGACCACAGAAACAGACCACTGTGCAGTATCATGGCTCTTGATGAGAGCTTAAGCAGCCAGATGCCCTCCATAGGAGCATCTGTTACCAAAATCACAGTAGAACCACTGCAGA
It encodes the following:
- the AUNIP gene encoding aurora kinase A- and ninein-interacting protein is translated as MEDRPLMKRKSRSLAGKQQEACGVWLDTSALKRRKLQSFLGKPVLKVLSQPSSYSAPSKVSFLRTKQTTISTFFRPQQAGDGKTRSKSLLPVATNGSSNMKSPHLPAGGEDPLPASVIHPVVMERCGQQLVKKPQPYLPGNCHPVQAQLYNSCILRSTKDDNPAGEKEYPFSFDLAQRWEEKRVLDYAPVFEPPLRERNGDWERDPPLSLLRESPKRKVASSQRTKFQRRYRDPSSDSENINPQLEKGMNQGKPLEGLRETAPRLLLQASGHFCSSENSQVDVASSLFTQDSEGYKVISHCLPDRGKLHLQNKPLWGKNSSAVSPSHKGHSEACYSTAGGPRTSPGTTRSVLADTSEKSCYDLLFTEDSEGNKVIKH